In Hermetia illucens chromosome 5, iHerIll2.2.curated.20191125, whole genome shotgun sequence, a single window of DNA contains:
- the LOC119658278 gene encoding uncharacterized protein LOC119658278: MSTRREKPCRLTTHQDSSTDFPGDTFKSFERDLILKEKSADNSLLFNNDRSFETIQGFGKAADHTTDYSFLHQDPFTPIRNSFPTNNSFFNQSLNEPSNTIGISESETRPIYFLDNGKEYHKPYLDNDSLFHQNFNFSDPGQLRANMKRKRYFRSSPPSSPIRMDFSFEIRHQKLIRSTDQLIKSIERDLMKPLHFKYNPRNDF; this comes from the exons ATGTCCACTAGGAGGGAGAAGCCTTGCCGCCTGACCACTCATCAG GACTCTTCAACTGATTTTCCAGGGGACACATTCAAGTCCTTTGAGAGAGACCTAATTTTAAAAGAGAAAAGTGCAGATAACTCACTTTTATTCAAT AACGATAGAAGTTTTGAAACAATTCAAGGTTTTGGGAAAGCAGCTGACCATACAACAGATTATTCATTTTTACACCAG GACCCATTCACACCAATCAGGAACAGTTTTCCTACAAACAACTCCTTCTTCAACCAG TCGCTCAACGAGCCAAGCAATACTATTGGCATATCAGAATCTGAGACTAGACCAATATATTTTCTTGACAATGGAAAGGAATACCATAAGCCATATTTAGACAACGACTCCCTATTCCAtcaaaatttcaacttttcGGACCCAGGTCAATTACGCGCTAATATGAAGCGGAAGCGATATTTCCGCAGCAGTCCTCCATCATCACCAATTCGTATGGACTTTTCCTTCGAAATCAGGCACCAAAAACTCATCCGTTCGACTGACCAATTAATAAAATCAATTGAAAGGGATTTGATGAAACCGCTTCATTTCAAGTACAACCCAAGAAATGACTTTTAA